Genomic segment of Chloroflexota bacterium:
CTCATCCAGTGGGCGCGGTAAAAGAGCAGCGCCACCACCGGCCGCTCGGGTGCGCTCCGCCGGGCGAGGTAGTCGTCCAGGCCGACATCGTCAGGCTCGTCAGGGTGGTAGACGCCTTCCCAGGCCACGGCACGCGGCGGGCTGGTCGGATACTCCGTGCCGAGCGCCTGGTTCGCCAGCAGCGCCAGCATCCCGGACAGGTTCTCGATGCCGCCGTGCGCGAGATACTCCGCAGCGGCCGACACGATGCCCGGCGATGCCGTACAGGCGGCCTGCAAATCGAGGTCTGCGGCCTGATCCCCTGGAATGGCGACCAGTGGAATCGTGCGCTCGCTGCACTCCCGCACCAGCCGGTCCCAGCCGTGCTCGAATGCTCGCTTGCCGCCGAGCAGCCGTGCCACCACGACGCCGGCGCGCGGTAGCTCAGCATCGAGAAAGGCGTGTGCGTCTTCCGGGGATGTCAGCGTGGCTGGATTGACGGCTCGTACCAGTGGGAAGCCGTCTGGCAGCCGCTCCAGCGCGTGGCTGAGCGCCAGCAGGTCAGTGTCAGCGGTGCTCAGCACCAGGATGGACCGCTCGTGCATCAAAACTCGATCCCCCGCTGGGCCTTGATGCCCTGCAGGAATGGGTGTTTGACCAGCGTCATCTCGGTGACGAGGTCGGCAGCGTCGATGAGCTCTGGCGGTGCGCCCCGGCCGGTCATGACAAGGTGCAGGCGGGCGGGCTTGTCGCGGATCAGCGCCAGCACGTCCTCCAGGCTGACGAGGCCGGCCTTGATCGTGCCCAGTAGCTCGTCCAGGACGATCATGTCGTATTCGTCGGCGAGGACCACCTCGCGGGCGCGTTCAAACGCTCTGGCGGCGGCTTCTTCGTGCTCCTCCATCGGGATACGCGAGTCGCGCAGGCGGTCGATGGTGAAGCCCATGCCCATACGGACCATCTGAAGACCCGGCGCGAGCGCTTCGAGTGCCTTCGTCTCGCCGGTCTTCCAACGGCCCTTGATGAACTGGATAATCAGGACACGCAGGCCGTTGCCGGCCGCGCGGACCGCCAGCCCGAGGGCGGCCGTCGTCTTGCCCTTGCCGTCGCCCGTGTTGAC
This window contains:
- the cobO gene encoding cob(I)yrinic acid a,c-diamide adenosyltransferase, giving the protein MAQERKESRGLVVVNTGDGKGKTTAALGLAVRAAGNGLRVLIIQFIKGRWKTGETKALEALAPGLQMVRMGMGFTIDRLRDSRIPMEEHEEAAARAFERAREVVLADEYDMIVLDELLGTIKAGLVSLEDVLALIRDKPARLHLVMTGRGAPPELIDAADLVTEMTLVKHPFLQGIKAQRGIEF